A section of the Serratia liquefaciens ATCC 27592 genome encodes:
- a CDS encoding efflux RND transporter periplasmic adaptor subunit, producing the protein MPSQPNSLFPSPGRHNAIGFGARLSAIALLVTLLAGCDNSAAKNAAPPPPAVSAADVVIKPISQWDTFNGRIEAVQSVQLRPRVSGYIDKVNYTEGDEVKKGQVLFTIDDRTYRAAREQAQAELVRARNQAALARSESSRTEKLIGSQAISTEVWEQRRSSAAQAQSNVLAAQAQFDMAQLNLDFTRVIAPIDGRASRAMITAGNLVTAGDSASVLTTLVSLDKVYVYFDVDEATFLRYQNDGRRTAKLPVKVGLVGEDGYPHQGVVDFTDNQLNAGTGTIRMRALLENAERRFTPGLFARVQMPGSAVFNAMLIDDKSVMTDQDRKFVYIVDKDGKAQRRDIEVGRVADGLRIVRKGLSAGDRVIVDGMQKVFMPGMPVAAKTVAINADASALN; encoded by the coding sequence ATGCCAAGCCAGCCAAACTCATTGTTCCCCTCTCCAGGCCGTCATAACGCCATCGGTTTCGGCGCACGCCTCTCGGCGATTGCGCTGCTGGTCACGTTGCTGGCCGGGTGTGATAACAGCGCCGCCAAGAATGCGGCCCCCCCGCCGCCTGCCGTCAGCGCCGCCGACGTGGTAATCAAACCCATCAGCCAATGGGATACCTTTAATGGCCGAATCGAAGCGGTGCAAAGCGTGCAGTTGCGTCCGCGGGTTTCCGGCTATATCGACAAGGTGAATTACACCGAAGGCGACGAAGTCAAGAAAGGTCAGGTGCTGTTTACCATAGACGATCGTACCTACCGCGCCGCGCGCGAACAGGCTCAGGCCGAACTGGTGCGGGCACGCAACCAGGCCGCGCTGGCGCGCAGCGAATCCAGCCGTACCGAGAAGCTGATTGGCAGCCAGGCGATTTCGACCGAGGTATGGGAACAACGTCGCTCCTCCGCCGCACAGGCACAGAGCAACGTTTTAGCAGCCCAGGCCCAGTTCGACATGGCACAGTTGAATCTCGACTTTACCCGAGTGATCGCCCCGATCGACGGTCGCGCCAGCCGCGCCATGATCACTGCCGGTAACCTGGTCACCGCCGGCGACAGCGCCAGCGTGCTCACCACGCTGGTCTCGCTCGATAAGGTGTATGTCTATTTCGACGTCGATGAAGCCACCTTCCTGCGGTACCAAAACGATGGTCGACGCACGGCAAAACTGCCGGTGAAGGTCGGGCTGGTGGGCGAAGACGGCTATCCGCATCAGGGCGTGGTGGATTTCACCGATAACCAACTGAACGCCGGCACCGGTACCATTCGTATGCGCGCCCTGCTGGAAAACGCCGAGCGCCGCTTTACGCCAGGGCTGTTTGCACGGGTGCAGATGCCCGGCAGCGCCGTGTTCAACGCCATGCTGATTGACGACAAGTCGGTAATGACCGATCAGGACCGCAAGTTTGTTTATATCGTCGATAAAGACGGCAAGGCGCAGCGCCGAGACATCGAGGTCGGCCGCGTGGCTGACGGACTGCGCATTGTCCGCAAAGGCCTGTCTGCGGGCGATCGGGTGATCGTCGACGGTATGCAAAAAGTGTTTATGCCGGGCATGCCGGTTGCAGCAAAAACCGTGGCGATCAACGCCGATGCTTCCGCGCTTAACTAA
- a CDS encoding helix-turn-helix domain-containing protein — translation MNSTGFITDLIEWIDNNLEEKLDINTVAGRAGYSKWHLQRMFKRQTGYALGEYIRMQKLRLSAERLANSGEPIVSVAISLGFDSQQSFNRSFKRHYGQTPGDWRRGGMQPHMMANRPH, via the coding sequence ATGAATAGCACGGGCTTTATTACTGATTTGATTGAGTGGATTGACAACAATCTGGAAGAGAAGCTGGATATCAACACCGTGGCGGGGCGCGCGGGGTATTCCAAATGGCACCTGCAGCGTATGTTCAAACGCCAGACCGGCTACGCGCTGGGGGAGTATATCCGTATGCAGAAGCTGAGGCTTTCAGCCGAGCGCCTGGCCAACAGCGGCGAGCCGATCGTCAGCGTGGCGATCTCACTCGGTTTCGATTCGCAACAGTCCTTCAATCGCAGTTTTAAACGCCATTACGGCCAAACCCCGGGTGACTGGCGCCGAGGTGGAATGCAGCCGCACATGATGGCCAACCGACCGCACTGA